A single Balneola sp. DNA region contains:
- the pdeM gene encoding ligase-associated DNA damage response endonuclease PdeM, translating into MISKKDFQIELIGQEFILTPEKAMFWINQRTLILSDLHLGKTGHFQKSGIPVPSGVNNENLNRIDSLIERFKPNQVLFLGDLFHSDKNIEWELFKNWRTNYSSLEMILAMGNHDFYSPEEYEALGLICTSIIDSVPFTFCHDYTLIDSSNKNYTISGHIHPSVILKGKARQKLRIPCFYFGEQFGLLPAFGGFTGTHPITPKSGEQVYGIVNQEIVRMI; encoded by the coding sequence ATGATATCTAAAAAAGACTTTCAAATAGAACTTATCGGTCAAGAGTTTATTCTCACTCCCGAAAAAGCAATGTTCTGGATAAATCAAAGGACCTTAATTCTTTCAGATTTACATCTTGGAAAAACAGGACATTTTCAAAAATCGGGGATACCAGTTCCAAGTGGGGTAAATAATGAAAATCTTAATCGAATTGATTCACTTATAGAGCGATTTAAACCGAACCAAGTACTTTTCCTTGGTGATCTTTTTCATAGCGACAAGAACATTGAATGGGAACTATTCAAAAATTGGCGTACCAACTACTCTTCTCTTGAGATGATTTTAGCTATGGGTAACCATGATTTTTATTCCCCTGAAGAATATGAGGCATTAGGGCTCATTTGTACATCTATAATTGATAGCGTTCCATTTACATTTTGTCACGATTATACTTTGATTGATTCTTCCAACAAAAATTATACGATATCCGGGCATATCCATCCTTCGGTTATTCTTAAAGGGAAAGCACGTCAAAAGCTTAGAATACCCTGTTTCTATTTTGGAGAACAATTTGGATTACTACCTGCTTTTGGTGGATTTACAGGTACTCATCCAATTACACCTAAATCCGGTGAACAAGTCTATGGAATCGTAAATCAGGAAATTGTCAGAATGATCTAA
- a CDS encoding ligase-associated DNA damage response DEXH box helicase gives MKKQVSNGERIVEEWFHSKGWTIFPFQKKVWRHFLNGKKGLLNAPTGSGKTFALWIPNIIKWINEHPEDYKEKASNGLRVLWITPLRALAKDIESALQTSLDEMEIPWEVERRTGDVSQSVKQKQNRKMPEVLITTPESIHILLAQKNYARHFKNLDAIIIDEWHELLGSKRGIQVELGLSRLKALRPHLSIWGISATIGNLEQALEVLIGNEYSSSNSVIVKADIKKNIVIKSVLPDEIETFPWHGHLGLNLLPKILPIIDNHTSTLIFTNTRGQSEAWFQRILDTSPDYAGTIALHHGSLDRDVRDWVEKSLHEGILKAVVCTSSLDLGVDFSPVDTVIQIGSPKGIARFLQRAGRSGHKPGATSSIHFVPTHALELIEAAALKNAVDESEMESREPILKPMDVLVQYLVTLAVSDGFNPEYLFPELTSTFAYQTLTNEEWEWALRFITTGGKSLSSYPEYSKAIINDDNLYTVEDRKIARRHRMSIGTITSDSSLRVRYLSGGSLGSIEETFIASLNIGDKFWFAGRNLELIQIKENTAFVKRAKGSKSKVPSWQGGRMSLSSNMSRILRRTMQKAISGNTGMVELDTIAPILDVQKAWSILPSENQFLIEKSFSREGCHVFFYPFEGRYVHEGMSAVIAHRISKMTPITFSIAMNDYGFELLSDQDIPIEEALKSDVLSVDHLTEDIRASLNNSELAKRKFWEVGQVAGLIFHGFPGEQRKTKHLRMNSSLLFDVFTQYEPDHLLIRQAFDEVMFFQLDEIRLRKVMMKIQKQEIVLNHTERFTPYAFPIMVDRLRGKLSSEKLIDRIKRMQVQLGKHVK, from the coding sequence TTGAAAAAACAGGTATCTAATGGCGAACGAATAGTAGAAGAATGGTTCCATTCAAAAGGCTGGACCATCTTCCCTTTTCAAAAGAAAGTATGGCGCCATTTCCTGAATGGGAAAAAAGGACTCCTGAACGCACCTACAGGAAGTGGTAAAACTTTTGCTCTTTGGATTCCTAACATTATCAAATGGATTAATGAACATCCTGAGGATTATAAAGAGAAGGCATCAAATGGGCTTAGGGTTCTGTGGATTACTCCTTTAAGGGCCTTAGCAAAAGATATTGAAAGCGCTCTCCAAACTTCTTTAGATGAAATGGAAATACCCTGGGAGGTTGAAAGAAGAACTGGTGATGTTTCTCAATCGGTTAAGCAAAAGCAAAACCGCAAAATGCCTGAAGTTTTAATCACCACTCCGGAAAGTATTCACATACTTCTTGCACAAAAAAACTATGCAAGACATTTTAAAAACCTTGATGCCATTATTATTGATGAATGGCATGAGCTACTTGGTTCTAAAAGAGGGATCCAGGTAGAACTTGGATTGTCACGTTTAAAAGCATTAAGACCTCATCTTTCTATTTGGGGAATCTCTGCTACTATTGGAAATTTAGAGCAGGCATTGGAAGTACTTATAGGGAATGAGTATTCTTCTTCAAATTCGGTAATTGTTAAAGCAGATATAAAAAAGAATATAGTCATCAAATCTGTTTTACCCGATGAAATCGAAACTTTTCCATGGCACGGGCACTTGGGATTAAACCTACTTCCTAAAATCCTTCCCATTATTGACAATCATACTTCTACACTAATTTTTACTAATACAAGAGGACAATCAGAAGCATGGTTCCAACGAATTCTTGATACTAGTCCTGATTATGCCGGTACTATTGCTTTACACCATGGCTCTCTGGATAGAGACGTGAGGGATTGGGTTGAGAAATCTCTTCATGAAGGAATACTTAAAGCCGTTGTATGTACTTCAAGTTTAGATTTAGGAGTAGATTTTAGCCCGGTTGATACGGTGATTCAAATAGGGAGTCCGAAAGGAATTGCTCGTTTCCTACAACGTGCAGGAAGAAGCGGTCATAAGCCTGGTGCAACCAGTTCTATTCACTTTGTACCCACCCACGCACTGGAGCTGATTGAAGCAGCTGCACTCAAAAATGCTGTGGATGAATCTGAAATGGAAAGCCGTGAACCCATCCTTAAACCAATGGATGTACTTGTTCAATATTTAGTGACATTGGCAGTTTCTGATGGTTTTAATCCAGAGTATCTGTTCCCGGAACTTACATCCACATTTGCATATCAGACTTTAACCAACGAAGAATGGGAATGGGCTTTACGCTTTATTACTACTGGTGGAAAATCACTGAGTAGCTATCCAGAATATTCGAAAGCAATTATCAATGATGATAATCTCTATACGGTTGAAGACAGGAAAATTGCCAGAAGACACAGGATGAGCATAGGAACAATTACAAGCGATTCCTCACTTAGGGTTCGGTACCTGAGCGGTGGGTCTTTGGGTTCTATTGAAGAGACTTTTATTGCCAGCCTTAACATTGGCGATAAGTTCTGGTTTGCCGGACGGAATCTGGAATTGATACAAATCAAAGAAAACACCGCTTTTGTTAAAAGGGCTAAGGGTTCAAAATCAAAAGTACCGAGCTGGCAAGGCGGGCGCATGTCCCTTTCTTCGAATATGTCCAGAATTCTTCGCAGGACTATGCAAAAGGCTATTTCGGGTAATACAGGTATGGTTGAGCTAGATACCATCGCCCCTATTCTTGATGTACAAAAAGCCTGGTCTATTCTCCCGAGTGAAAATCAATTTCTAATAGAGAAGAGTTTTTCAAGAGAAGGTTGCCATGTATTCTTCTATCCTTTCGAAGGAAGATATGTACATGAGGGAATGTCGGCTGTTATTGCTCACAGGATCTCAAAGATGACTCCTATTACTTTTTCGATAGCCATGAATGATTATGGATTTGAGTTATTATCAGATCAGGATATCCCCATAGAAGAAGCATTAAAAAGTGATGTACTCTCTGTGGATCATCTAACTGAGGATATTCGAGCAAGCCTTAACAATAGTGAGTTGGCTAAAAGAAAATTCTGGGAAGTTGGGCAGGTAGCTGGATTAATCTTTCATGGTTTCCCGGGAGAGCAGCGCAAAACGAAACACTTAAGAATGAATTCAAGCCTTCTTTTTGATGTATTCACGCAGTATGAACCTGATCATCTACTAATTCGGCAAGCTTTTGATGAGGTCATGTTTTTTCAACTTGATGAAATCAGGTTAAGAAAGGTGATGATGAAAATTCAGAAACAAGAAATTGTGTTAAATCATACTGAACGATTTACACCTTATGCATTTCCCATAATGGTAGATAGATTGAGGGGCAAACTTAGTTCTGAAAAACTAATCGATCGAATTAAAAGGATGCAGGTGCAACTTGGGAAACACGTTAAATGA
- the acs gene encoding acetate--CoA ligase: MWLNIKSFNNYQETFNASEKDRLAFWEHEAGTFYWRKRWHTVQSGGFETADIKWFEGGKLNITENALDRHLNTIGNKTAFIFEPNHPDSFRRTITYRQLHEDVCRFSNVLQSKGVHKGDRVCIYMAMTPELIITALACARIGAVHSIVFAGFSAQSLSERINDCEAKMLITNDGLRRGDKHVPLKDISDEALKTSPSIKNVIVCQRTNRDVDWVEGRDEWWHNLIRNASKQHEAVEMDSEDPLFILYTSGSTGKPKGVVHTCGGYMVYTSYSFRNVFQVGADDVYWCTADAGWITGHSYIIYGPLFTGTTGIIFEGTPTYPDAGRFWEVVEKYKVTHFYTAPTAIRALMSFDLDFVRKYDLSSLKILGSVGEPINEEAWHWYHTHIGNNQCSIVDTWWQTETGGIMISPLGGITPTKPGFATLPLPGIFPVLMDETGKEIEGNGVEGNLCIKHPWPSIARTVYGDHERYKQTYLSAYKGYYFTGDGCRRDEDGYYRITGRVDDVLNVSGHRLGTAEIENALDEHPKVVETAVVGYPHDIKGQGVFAFMICDEEIADVAAFKKELLELVVKIIGPIAKPDKIQVVPGLPKTRSGKIMRRILRKVAAQDLDNLGDTSTLLDPSVVEAIKNGEAV, from the coding sequence ATGTGGCTGAATATAAAATCATTCAATAATTATCAGGAAACTTTTAACGCTAGTGAAAAAGATCGTCTAGCCTTCTGGGAGCACGAGGCCGGAACTTTTTACTGGAGGAAGCGATGGCACACAGTTCAAAGCGGGGGCTTTGAAACAGCCGATATCAAATGGTTCGAAGGGGGTAAGCTAAATATAACCGAGAACGCACTTGATCGTCATTTAAATACGATAGGAAATAAGACTGCCTTTATATTTGAGCCTAACCATCCTGATTCTTTTCGAAGAACGATTACCTACCGCCAACTTCACGAAGATGTATGCCGGTTTTCGAATGTACTTCAAAGCAAGGGAGTACATAAAGGAGATCGTGTTTGTATCTATATGGCAATGACCCCTGAATTAATTATTACGGCACTCGCATGCGCTCGAATTGGAGCTGTTCACTCTATTGTATTTGCCGGGTTCTCCGCACAATCATTGAGTGAACGAATTAATGATTGTGAAGCAAAAATGTTAATCACCAATGACGGATTAAGAAGAGGGGATAAGCATGTTCCGCTAAAGGATATTTCAGACGAAGCACTTAAAACCAGTCCTTCAATTAAAAATGTGATTGTATGTCAACGTACTAACAGGGATGTAGATTGGGTAGAAGGAAGAGACGAATGGTGGCACAATCTAATTCGCAATGCATCAAAACAGCACGAAGCTGTAGAAATGGATTCCGAAGATCCATTATTCATACTCTACACCTCAGGTTCTACAGGTAAGCCAAAAGGTGTGGTTCACACTTGTGGCGGATATATGGTGTATACCAGCTATTCATTCAGAAATGTGTTTCAGGTTGGTGCTGATGATGTGTACTGGTGTACGGCTGATGCAGGATGGATAACCGGTCATAGCTATATCATTTATGGGCCACTTTTTACAGGCACAACAGGTATTATTTTTGAAGGGACTCCAACCTACCCAGATGCGGGCCGTTTTTGGGAAGTGGTCGAGAAGTATAAAGTCACTCATTTCTATACCGCTCCAACGGCTATCCGTGCGTTAATGAGTTTTGATTTGGATTTTGTTCGAAAATACGATCTAAGCTCTCTTAAAATTTTGGGATCAGTGGGAGAGCCCATTAATGAAGAGGCATGGCATTGGTATCATACCCATATAGGAAATAATCAATGCTCCATAGTAGATACCTGGTGGCAAACAGAAACAGGAGGAATAATGATCTCTCCTCTAGGAGGAATTACCCCGACAAAACCAGGCTTCGCTACCTTACCACTCCCAGGAATTTTTCCTGTTTTAATGGACGAAACCGGAAAAGAAATTGAAGGCAATGGAGTAGAAGGAAATTTATGTATCAAACATCCCTGGCCTTCGATAGCCCGAACAGTATATGGTGATCACGAGCGATATAAGCAGACTTATCTCTCAGCTTATAAAGGTTATTACTTTACTGGAGATGGATGCCGGAGGGATGAGGATGGATATTATCGGATCACCGGAAGGGTTGATGATGTACTCAATGTTTCCGGGCATCGCCTAGGGACTGCGGAGATAGAAAATGCGTTAGATGAGCATCCTAAAGTTGTAGAAACAGCGGTGGTTGGATACCCCCATGATATTAAAGGACAGGGAGTGTTCGCATTTATGATTTGTGATGAAGAAATAGCAGATGTTGCTGCCTTCAAAAAAGAACTTCTTGAGTTGGTAGTAAAGATTATTGGGCCTATCGCCAAGCCAGATAAAATTCAGGTAGTGCCCGGTCTTCCTAAAACCCGGTCGGGAAAAATTATGCGCAGAATACTCAGAAAAGTAGCTGCCCAGGATTTAGATAATTTGGGTGACACTTCAACTCTGCTAGATCCAAGCGTGGTTGAGGCTATTAAGAATGGAGAGGCTGTTTAG
- a CDS encoding alanine dehydrogenase, which yields MDINPLDTEQIGIKTLEKHLIRTKSEVSLKIGIPKERSVDEKRVSLTPGGVSILRANGHEVLIEKGAGEEANFSDRDYAEAGAEIALSTDDVYKKSELLLKIAPLSPEESEYLEPNHTLISALHLGSQTKEYFDALAEKNVTGIGYEFIQGTDKEFPIVRMMHEITGSIAVQIAAHYLESQSSGQGIMLGGISGVPPATVVILGAGITGEYAARTALGYGAQVFVMDNDLTALRRLENALDRRIITAVANQQYLSNALKFADVIIGAAMAEGERSPCLVTEEMVASMKAGSVIVDTVIDQGGCVATSQPTTHSNPIFSVHNVTHYCVPNIPANVARTATYALNNVLVPYVLAIGDAGGVKECLWENVALRNGTYAYKKHITKKSISEMFDIPYRGIEMLIASQI from the coding sequence ATGGATATTAATCCTTTAGATACCGAACAAATAGGGATCAAAACCCTTGAAAAACATTTGATACGCACAAAAAGCGAAGTATCACTAAAAATCGGTATCCCCAAAGAACGTTCGGTTGACGAAAAAAGAGTCTCTCTCACTCCCGGAGGTGTTTCTATACTACGAGCCAACGGGCATGAAGTATTAATCGAAAAGGGTGCTGGCGAAGAAGCCAATTTCTCAGATAGAGATTATGCTGAGGCAGGAGCAGAAATAGCACTTAGTACCGATGATGTGTATAAGAAATCTGAATTATTACTAAAGATTGCTCCCCTCTCACCTGAGGAATCTGAGTATTTAGAACCTAATCACACTCTAATTTCTGCTTTACACCTCGGAAGCCAAACCAAAGAATATTTTGATGCATTGGCTGAGAAAAATGTAACAGGCATCGGTTATGAGTTTATCCAGGGAACCGATAAGGAATTTCCGATTGTTCGTATGATGCATGAGATTACAGGTTCTATCGCAGTGCAGATAGCTGCTCATTATTTGGAGAGTCAGAGTAGCGGTCAAGGTATTATGCTTGGTGGGATTTCAGGAGTTCCTCCTGCAACAGTTGTCATACTTGGAGCTGGAATTACCGGAGAATATGCCGCGCGCACTGCTTTAGGATATGGTGCTCAAGTTTTTGTGATGGATAATGATCTTACTGCTTTACGCCGCTTAGAGAATGCGCTTGACCGGAGAATCATTACTGCTGTTGCAAACCAACAATATCTGAGTAATGCACTCAAATTTGCTGATGTAATTATAGGCGCTGCAATGGCCGAAGGAGAACGTTCTCCATGTTTGGTTACTGAAGAAATGGTAGCATCTATGAAAGCAGGAAGTGTAATCGTAGATACAGTCATTGACCAGGGTGGTTGTGTGGCTACGAGCCAACCCACTACACATTCTAACCCAATTTTTAGTGTGCATAATGTGACTCATTATTGTGTACCTAACATTCCTGCGAATGTAGCCCGAACTGCTACTTATGCACTGAATAACGTCCTGGTGCCTTATGTGTTAGCTATAGGTGATGCAGGGGGAGTAAAAGAGTGTTTATGGGAAAATGTAGCCTTACGAAATGGTACCTATGCCTATAAAAAACATATCACCAAAAAATCCATCAGCGAAATGTTTGATATCCCCTATCGTGGTATTGAGATGCTGATTGCCTCCCAAATATAA
- the ligA gene encoding NAD-dependent DNA ligase LigA, with protein MDKKQAEQRVLVLKELLRKANDAYYQDAQPFMSDKEFDEKLKELDILEKEYDLVTEDSPTQRVGGEASSEFETVVHPAPLLSLDNTYNEQELNDFNGRVQRILEHSDYNYLVELKFDGASLRLRYENGELVLGATRGNGQQGDDITRNVKTVRDIPLKLTGSYPSVVEVRGEAFMEREAFARMNQKRQEEGLSVFANPRNSTAGSLKMQDPRAVAQRPIRFFAFDLLFEDEYDSITQSRKVELLSEYGLPANEYPKVCETIEEVHNTIKEFDELRHTLPYETDGVVIKVNQTNLRAQLGSTSKFPRWAIAYKFEAEQATTIINDITLQVGRLGTITPVAELEPVLLAGTTVKRASLHNEEEIHRKDIRIGDTVVVEKAGEIIPQVVSVVNPDRENRSPSFNFPGNCPACDAELIKYEGEVAWRCVNPLCPPQVRIKIEHFASRDALDIEGLGESVVDQLVTEGLISNYADLYELDIEQIVPLERMAEKSAQNLINGINKSKTQPFERVLYALGIRFVGKTVAKDLAKAFKSIENLRNATEEELLAVDSIGPRIAESVVEFFNHETYKALTERLIAYGLQFEIEEVELTSNVFEGKTIVLTGTLPTLSRKEAANMIEQNGGKTSSSVSKKTDFVLAGESAGSKLTKAQNLGIEILDESEFLSMIAES; from the coding sequence ATGGACAAGAAACAAGCTGAACAAAGAGTACTTGTCCTTAAGGAGCTACTCAGAAAAGCCAATGACGCCTATTATCAGGATGCTCAACCTTTTATGAGTGACAAAGAGTTTGATGAAAAACTCAAAGAACTAGATATACTTGAAAAAGAATATGATCTAGTTACCGAAGATTCTCCTACACAACGGGTAGGTGGAGAAGCTTCCTCGGAATTTGAGACTGTAGTTCACCCTGCGCCTCTCCTCAGTTTAGATAATACTTATAATGAGCAGGAACTAAATGATTTTAATGGCCGGGTTCAGAGAATCCTGGAACACTCTGACTATAATTACCTTGTAGAGCTGAAATTTGATGGTGCCTCCCTCCGACTACGTTATGAAAACGGAGAGCTGGTGCTTGGTGCAACACGCGGGAATGGACAACAAGGTGATGATATTACCAGGAATGTTAAGACCGTCAGGGATATCCCTCTAAAATTAACGGGTAGTTACCCCTCTGTTGTTGAGGTTCGAGGTGAGGCATTTATGGAACGGGAAGCATTTGCTCGAATGAACCAGAAAAGGCAGGAAGAAGGTTTATCCGTTTTTGCAAATCCAAGGAATTCAACAGCAGGATCTTTGAAGATGCAAGACCCAAGAGCTGTTGCACAACGCCCAATTCGCTTTTTTGCTTTCGATCTTCTATTTGAAGATGAATACGACTCCATAACTCAATCTCGTAAAGTCGAACTACTAAGTGAATATGGACTTCCTGCAAATGAATACCCAAAAGTTTGCGAAACTATAGAAGAGGTTCATAATACGATCAAAGAATTTGATGAACTTAGGCATACCTTACCCTATGAAACTGACGGGGTGGTAATCAAGGTAAACCAAACCAACCTGAGGGCTCAACTTGGAAGTACTTCTAAATTCCCTCGCTGGGCGATTGCCTACAAATTTGAAGCGGAACAAGCTACAACTATCATCAATGATATTACCCTTCAGGTAGGGCGACTAGGAACGATAACTCCTGTAGCAGAACTTGAACCCGTTTTGTTAGCTGGAACTACAGTAAAACGCGCTTCGCTTCATAATGAAGAAGAAATTCATCGAAAGGATATCCGTATTGGTGATACCGTAGTAGTCGAGAAAGCAGGAGAAATTATACCCCAGGTCGTTAGTGTAGTAAATCCGGATCGTGAGAATCGATCTCCATCATTCAACTTTCCTGGTAATTGTCCGGCTTGCGATGCTGAGCTCATCAAATACGAAGGCGAAGTAGCCTGGAGATGTGTAAACCCATTATGCCCTCCTCAAGTGCGAATAAAAATCGAACATTTTGCTTCACGGGACGCCCTTGATATAGAAGGACTTGGTGAATCAGTAGTGGATCAATTGGTAACAGAGGGATTGATTTCCAATTATGCGGACTTATATGAACTTGATATCGAGCAGATTGTCCCGCTTGAACGCATGGCTGAAAAGAGCGCTCAAAACCTTATCAATGGGATTAATAAAAGCAAAACCCAGCCTTTTGAAAGGGTCTTATATGCTCTGGGTATCCGATTTGTAGGTAAAACGGTAGCTAAGGATTTAGCGAAAGCATTCAAGAGTATTGAAAACCTTCGAAATGCCACTGAAGAAGAACTATTAGCAGTAGACTCCATCGGTCCCAGAATAGCCGAGTCGGTTGTAGAGTTTTTTAATCATGAGACCTATAAAGCTCTTACAGAAAGGCTCATTGCCTATGGATTACAGTTCGAAATTGAAGAGGTTGAATTAACATCTAATGTGTTTGAAGGGAAAACTATTGTGTTAACAGGCACTCTTCCTACTCTATCTAGAAAGGAAGCCGCTAATATGATTGAACAAAATGGTGGTAAAACTTCTTCTTCAGTAAGTAAGAAAACCGATTTTGTACTTGCAGGAGAATCTGCAGGTAGCAAGCTTACCAAAGCTCAGAATCTAGGAATTGAGATTTTGGACGAGAGTGAGTTTCTTTCAATGATAGCTGAATCATAG